In Comamonas koreensis, the genomic stretch AATGCTGCCTCCAGCCCGTGTCCAAACCACGCCAGAAAGGCCGATAGCAGCAGCGCCGCCACGCCCAGGGTGCGATCATTGAGAACCATAGATATCTTTCCGCAAGATGTGCGAGTGCGGCGGACCAGGGTATCTGGCCGCCTTGTTCAAGCCCCATGGGCCATGGCTGGCAGGTGCCATGCCCAGGCAGGCCTTACTTGACCAGGTCCTACTTGACCAGGTCAAAGGACGTGGCCAGCTCGGTGTAGTGCCGGGTACGGGCCTTGATGTAGTGGTCGAGCTCGGGCCCCGTCTTGTTGAAGGGCATGAGACCCAGTTGCGCCTGGGCCTTGCGGAACTCCGGCGTGGCCATGGCTTTGTCAAACGCCTGCTGCCACCAGCGGTAGTCGGCATCCGATACCTTGGGCCCCACGTAGAAACCCCGGATGATCGGCCATTCGATATTGAAGCCCTGCTCGGCAGCGGTCGGCACGTCGGCCAGCTTGCCCGGCAAGCGTTCGGAGTGGAAGACCGCCAGCACGCGGATGGGCGCACCGCCTTCGAGCATGGTGACCGCCTCGGCCGCATCCCCCATGAAAGCCTGGACATGGCCGCCGCGCAGCGCCGTGACGGCTTCGCCACCGCCCTCAAAGGCAACGAAGCGCATTTTCTTGTAGTCCACGCCGGCGGCGCGCGCGGTCAGCGCTGCCTTCATCCAGTCCTGGCTGCCAATGGAGCCGCCCGCGCCCAGCACCACCTGGCTCGGATCTTCCTTGAACGCCGCCATCAGGCCCTTGAGATCCTGGTAGGGCGAATCCGCCCGCACCACGGCCACACCGTAATCCGCACCGACGGTGGCCAGCCAGCGCACATCATCGGCGCTGTACTTACCAAACTTACCCTGGGCCAGATTGAGCAGCGAGCCACTGGAGAAGGCAGCAATGGCGCTGCCATCTGCCGGGCGCTGGGTGATGATGCTGTTGTAGGCCACCGCACCAATGCCGCCAGGCATGTAGACGATGCGCATGGGTTTCTCGAGCGCCTTGGACTCGCGCATGCCCGTCTGGGCCAGGCGGCAGGTCAGGTCAAACCCGCCGCCAGGCTGGGCCGGGGCAATGCACTCCGGGCGGCGGGGCTCTGCCTGCGCCATCGCTGGCACCCAGGTGCTCGCTGCGATGACCGTGCTGATGAAAAGGCCTGAGGCCTGGCCTGATAAACGGCTTGCAAACATAGGCTTTGTCTCCTTTTTGGGCATGGGCGCTTTGGCCAAGGGGCAGCTGGCCAGAACCTGGCTGGCAGCGCTGGCCAAGCGTGGAACCTGGTCGGGCGAAGGATTGCCACCAAGGTAGGCAAAGACTAAACGTTTGCGGCTTTCAATAGCCTTTCAATTCGGGGTTATTCCCAGGTCAGCGGTGGTATGCGGCATGCGGAAGCTGCCGTGCAAACCCAGTTGCCCCTGCGCATCACGGCCATTGGCCAGCTTGAACTCGGCACCATGCATCTGGGCAATGGTCTGCACAATGGCCAGGCCCAGGCCCGCGCCCTGCTGGCGCTTGCCCGCAGCACCACGCCGAAACCGGCTGCCCGCCTGTGCCATGTCGTGCTCGCTCATGCCCCCGCCGCTGTCGATCGCCACCAGCGCGATGGACGACACGCTGGCCCGCAGCTGCACGGTGACCTGGCCACCGGCAGGCGTATAGCGGATGGCGTTGTCCACCAGGTTGCTGATCGCCTCGCGCAGCAGCCACCCCAGGGCCTGCACCTGCCACGCTCGGGAGTCATCGCCCAACCCCACCACATCCAGCCCCAGGTCAATTTGCTTGGCGCGCGCCAGCGGCCACAAAGTGGTGACCACCTGCTCCGCCAGCGCCCGCAGATCGACCTCGGCAAA encodes the following:
- a CDS encoding Bug family tripartite tricarboxylate transporter substrate binding protein → MAQAEPRRPECIAPAQPGGGFDLTCRLAQTGMRESKALEKPMRIVYMPGGIGAVAYNSIITQRPADGSAIAAFSSGSLLNLAQGKFGKYSADDVRWLATVGADYGVAVVRADSPYQDLKGLMAAFKEDPSQVVLGAGGSIGSQDWMKAALTARAAGVDYKKMRFVAFEGGGEAVTALRGGHVQAFMGDAAEAVTMLEGGAPIRVLAVFHSERLPGKLADVPTAAEQGFNIEWPIIRGFYVGPKVSDADYRWWQQAFDKAMATPEFRKAQAQLGLMPFNKTGPELDHYIKARTRHYTELATSFDLVK